One genomic segment of Strix aluco isolate bStrAlu1 chromosome 9, bStrAlu1.hap1, whole genome shotgun sequence includes these proteins:
- the LOC141927328 gene encoding E3 ubiquitin-protein ligase RBBP6-like yields MPCVHYKFSSLLHYDTVTFSGLHISLGNLKRQIMGRQKLKVTNCELQITNAQTGEDTELGVEDYVVDVQRLVLAKAQ; encoded by the exons atgCCGTGCGTGCATTATAAgttctcttccctgctgcactacgacacggtcaccttcagcggcctccacatctccctgggcaacctcaAGCGTCAGATCATGGGCCGCCAGaagctgaaggtgaccaactgTGAGCTGCAGATAACCAATgcccagaccggagaag acacggagctgggcgtagAAGACTACGTGGTCgatgtgcaacgtctagtgcttgcaaaagcccagtag